The genomic stretch TACCGGGCGCCGGTTGTACCAGAACGGGTTGCTACCGTCAGCTACAGCCTCCTCAAGGAGGAAGCCCGCCGGAGCAATATCCAGAAGATCACCTTTCAGGATAAATCGATTGAGGGCGTTTTCAGAGAGCCCATTGCTTTGGATGCGGAAAAGACGGCCCCAGATTCTACAGTCCTCTACCCGCGGTTTTCGGCCACCCTGCCGCCTTTCGATGATCCCGAACTGCTTGAGCTTTTGCAGAAAGGCCAAACCGAGATCAACGTTCTTCCCGAGGAAGAACCCTCCGCCTGGTCTTCCGTTCTGGTGTACCTGGTTCCCTGGCTGCTCATTATCGGTTTCTGGTGGTTTATCATCAAGGGGCTGCGTAGCCGCGGCGGCGTCGGCGGCAGCGGTCTGATGGGAAACTTTTCCAAGTCGGGCGCCAAACTCTATTCGCAGGAGCATTCGCGGGTTACCTTCGATGACGTCGCCGGTTTGGACGAAGCCAAGCAGGAACTTATGGAGGTGGTGGAGTTTCTGCGCTCCCCCAAGAAATTCGCCCGCCTCGGCGGCAAGGTGCCTCGCGGCATCCTGTTGGTCGGTCCGCCGGGGACGGGCAAGACACTTATGGCCAGGGCAGTGGCTGGTGAGGCCGGGGTTCCCTTCTTCTCTATTTCGGCTTCCCAGTTTATCGAGATGTTTGTCGGCGTCGGCGCCAGCCGGGTGCGCGATCTGTTCTCCAATGCCAAGAAAAATGCGCCCAGCATTATCTTCATCGATGAACTCGACGCCGTTGGCCGGTCGCGTGGTACGGGCCTGGGGGGCGGCAATGACGAGCGGGAACAGACCCTGAATCAGCTGCTGGCCGAACTTGACGGTTTTGAGCCCCACGAGGAAGTCATCATCATGTCGGCGACCAACCGGCCCGATGTGCTTGATCCCGCCCTGCTGCGGCCGGGCCGCTTTGATCGCCAAGTCGTGGTGGAACGCCCCGACTGGCGGGCCCGTGAAGCCATCCTGAAGGTGCACACCCGCAAGGTGCCGCTGGCCGATGATGTCGACCTGCAGGTAATTGCGCGCGGGACGCCGGGAATGTGCGGAGCGGACCTGGAAAGTCTGGTCAACGAAGCGGCTCTCATTGCCGCCCGGGAGGATCGCGATCAGGTCAGCATGGCCCATCTGGAAACGGCCAAGGACAAGATTCTCATGGGGGCCGAGCGCAAACTTTTTCTCTCGGAAGAAGAGAAAAAGATTACGGCCTATCATGAAGCCGGGCATACGCTGGTGGCCAAACTGCTGCCCGGCGCCGATCCTATTCATAAGGTCACCATCATCCCGCGCGGGCATGCGCTGGGTGTTACCCAACAGTTGCCCGATGATGACCGCTATCACTATACCCGGGATTACCTGATGACGCGCATCACCGTGTTCCTTGGGGGGCGGGCGGCGGAAAAGGCCGTTTTCGGGGTGGTGTCGACGGGGGCGCAGAGCGATCTCAAGGAGGTGACGGAACTGGCCGAAAAAATGGTCTGCCAGTGGGGGATGAGCGATAAGATCGGACCGGTTACTTTCAGTCGGGGCGAAGAGCACCCTTTTCTGGGGCGCAAACTGGCGGTTGAGAAGACCTTCAGCGAACAGATGGCCTGGCTGATCGATCAGGAGATCGAAAAGATCATCAAAGAGGGAGAAAAGGGCGCCGACGAAATTATCGAAAAGCATAGGTCCGCTTTGGAACGATTGGCCGCGGCCTTGCTGGAGGAAGAGGTGCTGGAGAGGGGCCGGGTGGAGAGCATTATGAAATCGGCCGAAACGGCTGAGCAGGAAGATCCGTCAGGCTGAAATCAACGTACCGAGGAGACTTTTTCCTGAAGGGAGGCAAGACATGGGGTTGGGATTTACGGTGTTTCTGGCGGGTGTGGCTGCGGCGGGCTATCTGGGCGTGAAGAAGCTCAAGGAGATCGAACGGGAGATTCGCCAGGAGGCGCGGTCTGTCGCCGAACCCGACCAAGAGAAGCGTCCGTCGGATGTTCAGGTCGAGCCTGAACCAGTACCCCTCGCTGTCGAGACCGAAGAGGGCCTCCCCCTGGAAACCCGAATCCTCCAGTGCCTGGCCGGGCGCCAGGGGATGCTCCAGACGGAGCTTTATGATGATTTCCCCGAGCAGGATCGCAAGACCATGCAGGGGATTCTTCTGGAGATGGATCGCGGCGGCCTGCTGCGGAGGGAGAAGGAAGGGAGCACCTACCGGCTCTTCGTGCCCTGACAAATAGAGCGCGGTTCAGAGCACAAACAGAAAGGGCCCGCGCATCATGCCGCGGGCCCTTTCTGTTTTTCTAACGATCTTTCAATTATTTCTTGCGCAGATTGTAAAATACCCCTTTGCCACTGAACAGGGCGACT from Desulfuromonas sp. KJ2020 encodes the following:
- the ftsH gene encoding ATP-dependent zinc metalloprotease FtsH, with product MPKLVWRQILILALVAFAFNAYLIYRAPVVPERVATVSYSLLKEEARRSNIQKITFQDKSIEGVFREPIALDAEKTAPDSTVLYPRFSATLPPFDDPELLELLQKGQTEINVLPEEEPSAWSSVLVYLVPWLLIIGFWWFIIKGLRSRGGVGGSGLMGNFSKSGAKLYSQEHSRVTFDDVAGLDEAKQELMEVVEFLRSPKKFARLGGKVPRGILLVGPPGTGKTLMARAVAGEAGVPFFSISASQFIEMFVGVGASRVRDLFSNAKKNAPSIIFIDELDAVGRSRGTGLGGGNDEREQTLNQLLAELDGFEPHEEVIIMSATNRPDVLDPALLRPGRFDRQVVVERPDWRAREAILKVHTRKVPLADDVDLQVIARGTPGMCGADLESLVNEAALIAAREDRDQVSMAHLETAKDKILMGAERKLFLSEEEKKITAYHEAGHTLVAKLLPGADPIHKVTIIPRGHALGVTQQLPDDDRYHYTRDYLMTRITVFLGGRAAEKAVFGVVSTGAQSDLKEVTELAEKMVCQWGMSDKIGPVTFSRGEEHPFLGRKLAVEKTFSEQMAWLIDQEIEKIIKEGEKGADEIIEKHRSALERLAAALLEEEVLERGRVESIMKSAETAEQEDPSG